DNA sequence from the Leptolyngbya subtilissima AS-A7 genome:
TGGGCATTTATACCCGAGGCGTGCCCCTGGCCCATCTGCTGGCCCAGCAAATTCAGCGGTTAGAGGGGGTAGAGCTGCCGGTGGGGGCGATCGACATTACCCTGTATCGCGATGACCTGGATAAAATCAGCACGCGCACCCCCGCCCGTACCGAGATCCCCTTTGACATCAGCGATCGCGTCGTCGTGCTAGTGGACGATGTGATTTTTAGCGGCCGCACCATTCGGGCGGCCCTCAATGCGGTGATTGACTATGGCCGGCCCAGCGCCATTCGCTTAGCAGTGTTAATTGACCGGGGCCATCGAGAGCTGCCCGTGCGCCCTGACTTTGTCGGTAAAACCCTGCCGACGGCGAAGGATGAGTCGGTGAAGGTGTTTTTGCAGGATACGGACGGGCGAGATGGGGTGGAGTTGTTGAAACGGGCCTAGGGGGTAGGGTGTTACGTCTGGTGTGCGATCGCGTCAAAAACGCTCCGATTTTTTCTAGGATAGAGGGCGTTGTTTTTGCAAAAACCCTGTGACTCTACTGCCTGTCGCCCATGAGACCCAGACCCGCAAGGCCGACCACCTGCGCATTTGCCTGGAGGGGCCGGTGCAGTGTGCCGAAGTAACCACAGGGCTAGAGCGCTATCGGTTTACCCACTGCTGTCTACCGGAGCTTGACTACCAAGACATCGACCTGAGCACGGTGTTTTTGGGGCATCGGCTGGGGGCACCGCTGCTGATTTCGTCCATGACTGGGGGCACCGAGGCGGCGCATCAGATCAACCGGCGGCTGGCGGTGGTGGCCCAGCGCTATGGGTTGGCGATGGGGGTCGGCTCCCAACGGGTCGGGGTCGAAAATCCTGACGTGATGGAAACGTTTGCGGTGCGATCGGAGGCTCCCGATATTCTGCTGTTGGCGAATCTGGGGGCGGTGCAGCTCAACTATGGTTATGGTCTCGACCACTGCCGCCGCGTAGTAGATAAGCTGGCGGCTGACGCGCTGATCTTGCACCTCAATCCATTGCAGGAGGCGGTGCAGACCGGTGGCGACACCAACTTTAAAGGCTTGCTGGTCAAGATTGAGCAGCTCTGCGCGGTGCTGCCGGTGCCGGTGATCGCCAAGGAGGTCGGCAACGGCATTTCGGCCCCCATGGTACGGCGGCTGGTGGAGACCGGGGTCGCAGCCGTGGATGTGGCCGGAGCTGGGGGCACATCCTGGGCCAGGGTAGAAAGCGAGCGGGCGGTGGATGCTCACCAGCGGCGGCTGGGGCAGACCTTTGGGGAATGGGGTTTGCCCACGGCAGACTGCATTTTGCAAGCGCGGCGAGTGGCCCCGACCCTGCCGCTGATTGCCTCCGGCGGGCTGCGCCACGGGCTGGATGTAGCAAAAACCCTGGCTCTGGGAGCTGACCTGGCGGGGCTGGCGATGCCGTTTTTGCAGGCGGCAAGTGAGTCAGAGGAGGCCGTGGCGGCCCTAGCGGAGGTGCTAATGGCCGAGATTAGGACAGTGCTGTTTTGCACCGGGCAAGAAAATTTGGCTGGGCTTCGCCAAGCGGGAGTGCTAGAGCGAGACTAGGCCAGGTTCGTCGGTTGTGTTGCAAAT
Encoded proteins:
- the pyrR gene encoding bifunctional pyr operon transcriptional regulator/uracil phosphoribosyltransferase PyrR; its protein translation is MNTSSNVVKILSAEEMRRTLNRLASEVVERGGDLSRLVLLGIYTRGVPLAHLLAQQIQRLEGVELPVGAIDITLYRDDLDKISTRTPARTEIPFDISDRVVVLVDDVIFSGRTIRAALNAVIDYGRPSAIRLAVLIDRGHRELPVRPDFVGKTLPTAKDESVKVFLQDTDGRDGVELLKRA
- the fni gene encoding type 2 isopentenyl-diphosphate Delta-isomerase — protein: MTLLPVAHETQTRKADHLRICLEGPVQCAEVTTGLERYRFTHCCLPELDYQDIDLSTVFLGHRLGAPLLISSMTGGTEAAHQINRRLAVVAQRYGLAMGVGSQRVGVENPDVMETFAVRSEAPDILLLANLGAVQLNYGYGLDHCRRVVDKLAADALILHLNPLQEAVQTGGDTNFKGLLVKIEQLCAVLPVPVIAKEVGNGISAPMVRRLVETGVAAVDVAGAGGTSWARVESERAVDAHQRRLGQTFGEWGLPTADCILQARRVAPTLPLIASGGLRHGLDVAKTLALGADLAGLAMPFLQAASESEEAVAALAEVLMAEIRTVLFCTGQENLAGLRQAGVLERD